Proteins encoded within one genomic window of Marasmius oreades isolate 03SP1 chromosome 4, whole genome shotgun sequence:
- a CDS encoding uncharacterized protein (CAZy:GH79) yields MKPYLFVFLGALVVAGVRGALNNGVLKLEGPPSLPINVSHPLHPALASFSIETAFFITYTGNLTHPNTLTRNLLENLKNRTGHPAEIRIGGITADSTYWDGSQQTALFNFIDDQGVLHNTTIGPGFWDAVQELLPDGTEVIMNLDLEDLDFQGALSMAQSGARALGQQQLVGLEIGNEPDHYLKFTPENYTAIWRPWSKNISLALNYTTPKFQIAATAEDPLWPFDAPGADRQLDCVSALKAGANNDKTVRSCSEHTYQYSVCDPPRIAVATLPNLVNHTRLGMYLDLWQPRIHFVRDTLGSDAFVIGEYNSVSCSGKDGVSNTFGQALWLLDTTFYAASLNVSRMFIHQGGPLALQSSTQLNHGGLSRYNLWYPVDNLNGPIQVFPSYSTYLFITETLGHSKTLRIANIYPGRQSNGSTITTAGGDTSAGQLVAYGFWDTESSFGSRFPAKLVLINMQIFNQTQSQTRPSVVFDFSSYLPASNTPVMVRRLQAPGADVKAGNQTLWAGQTFATSGLAEGKLQEEKITNGKITLEASEAALLVLGNQLTGASSNKGNGAAALLPFAL; encoded by the exons ATGAAGCCGTACCTTTTCGTCTTTCTCGGAGCCCTCGTCGTAGCTGGCGTACGAGGAGCCCTTAACAATGGTGTGCTGAAGTTGGAAGGTCCACCCTCACTACCTATCAACGTATCTCACCCTCTTCATCCTGCTCTGGCGAGCTTCAGTATCGAAACAGCCTTCTTCATCACGTACACTGGCAACCTCACCCATCCGAACACACTAACAAGGAATTTACTGGAAAATCTGAAGAACCGTACCGGACATCCTGCCGAAATACGAATAGGAGGAATCACAGCCGATTCGACATACTGGGATGGGTCTCAACAGACAGCTTTGTTCAACTTCATTGACGACCAAGGTGTTCTTCATAACACTACTATTGGACCTGGATTTTGGGATGCAGTTCAAGAGCTTCTTCCAGATGGTACTGAAGTGATCATGAATTTG GATCTCGAAGATCTGGACTTTCAAGGTGCCTTATCCATGGCCCAATCTGGTGCTCGTGCTTTGGGACAGCAGCAGTTAGTTGGCCTCGAAA TCGGCAACGAACCTGATCATTACTTGAAATTCACACCCGAGAACTATACTGCAATATGGAGG CCATGGTCAAAAAATATCTCTCTTGCCTTGAACTATACGACCCCCAAATTCCAGATCGCCGCAACTGCTGAGGATCCCTTGTGGCCTTTCGATGCACCTGGGGCCGACAGGCAACTGGATTGCGTGAGCGCTCTGAAAGCTGGGGCCAACAACGACAAGACCGTCAGATCGTGCAGTGAACACACCTACCAATACAGC GTTTGTGATCCACCTAGGATAGCGGTGGCGACTCTTCCTAATCTG GTCAATCATACGCGCCTCGGAAT GTATCTCGACCTATGGCAGCCTCGGATCCACTTCGTTCGTGACACGCTTGGTTCAGATGCCTTTGTCATTG GCGAATATAATTCTGTTTCGTGTTCAGGGAAAGATGGTGTCAGCAATACCTTTGGGCAAGCACTATGGTTGCTCGACACGACGTTTTACGCTGCCTCGCTCAATGTTTCCAG AATGTTCATTCATCAAGGAGGGCCTCTAGCGTTGCAAAGTTCAACACAGCTCAACCACGGTGGATTGAGTCGTTATAACCTATG GTATCCCGTCGACAACTTGAACGGCCCCATCCAGGTTTTCCCATCATACTCCACCTACCTATTTATTACAGAAACACTTGGTCACTCCAAAACCCTACGCATCGCAAATATCTACCCAGGCCGTCAATCAAATGGTTCTACGATAACCACAGCAGGAGGTGACACCTCTGCAGGCCAACTCGTCGCTTACGGCTTCTGGGACACCGAAAGCTCATTCGGTAGTCGTTTCCCAGCTAAACTGGTTCTCATCAATATGCAGATTTTCAACCAGACTCAAAGCCAAACACGACCTAGTGTGGTGTTTGACTTCTCGTCTTACTTGCCAGCTTCCAATACACCGGTGATGGTTAGACGTTTACAAGCGCCTGGGGCTGATGTGAAGGCGGGTAATCAAACTCTGTGGGCTGGACAGACGTTTGCAACAAGTGGTTTGGCTGAAGGAAAGCTTCAGGAAGAGAAGATAACGAATGGGAAGATCACGCTCGAGGCATCTGAAGCTGCTTTACTGGTGCTCGGGAACCAGCTTACAGGCGCGTCGAGCAACAAAGGCAATGGCGCTGCGGCTCTATTGCCTTTCGCGCTTTAG